The Kocuria turfanensis genome contains the following window.
GGCCGGGAGCGCCGGACGGAGCGACGTGGCCGGACCCGTGCCCGGTCCCGGGTGCCCGGCCCCAGGTGCAGTGCGGACGCCGGGACCGGGCCCGGAGCACGGCCCCGGCCCCGGCGTGCCCTAGACGATGAGGCCCTGCCCGGTGATGATGCCCCCCGTGCGGGTGTCCAGCTGGACGCAGTGGCTGTCGATGACGCTGCGGATGATGGCCTCCAGGCGGTCGGGGGCGATGTCCTCGTCGACGTGCCGCGCGATGAAGTCCTTGGTGTCCTCCGCGGCCTCCTCGACGGTCTCGTAGTGGTGGTGGCGGGCCCCTCCGCCCACCCACTGCCGGATGATGGTGACGCTCATGGTTCCTCCCCTGATCGGGTCCGCAGGCGTGGCCCTGGCCGCCCCGGGTCTCCCCTCCGGGGCGGCCACTCCGGCGAGCTGCAGCCGGGGTGAGCGAGGATCGTGCTCCCGGCTCGCCCGCCCTGCCGAGGGCGGTACGAGGCCGGGTGGGCCACGTCTCGCGGAACACCTCTTAACTTATGCGAATTCACCGAGTCGGGCTGTCCCCACTTCCGCCCCGCACGGCGGTCGGCGGTGCCACGACCGCACGGGCCGTGACCGCGCACAGCGGGGGTCGTCGCACGCCGACGGTGGGCACCGGTGCCGTGCGTCGCCGGGCGAGGCCGGCAGTCGCGGCGTGCGCCTACTGCGGAGTCGGCGACACCGGGACCCGCGGGTCCAGGAGTCGCTTGGCGCGCAGCGCCGGCTTCTCCACGAGCGTCCACGACAGGAAGGCCAGGGGCAGCACCAAGACCACGGTGAGCACGATGTTCGCGGTCACGCCCCACGCCGCGGTGCCGAGCATGACCAGCAGCTGCTGGACGGGATAGGCGTAGATGTACACGCCGTAGGACAGGTCCGTGCGGGTCGTCCAGTGGTGGGAGGGCAGGGATCCGATGCCGAGGACCGCGACGGCGAGCGGGAACTGGCCGAACAGGTCCGCCCAGCCCTCGTTGGTCAGGACGAGGTACGCAACGACTGCGGCCGCCACGTGCCACGGGCGGGGTCTCCAGCGGTCGGCCCAGGCCCAGACGGCCGCCCCGGCCAGGAAGTAGCCGGCGAGCCGGAGCCCGTTGAGGTAGAGGGTGGTGGTGACCTCCAGCGGGCCCTCGGCGAGCACGCGGAGGCCGATGACCGCCAGGGTCAGTGCGGGCAGGACCCACCGGGCTCGCCGGACGGCCACGGAGAGGCTGAGCACCGCGCCGAGGGCGAGATAGGCGACCGCTTCGTAGAACAGGGTCCACAGGGAGCCGTTCCACGCCCCGTCGACGGGAGCCCCGACGAGCGACCCGTCGATCTCCCACTGGGTGATCCTGAGCGCGCTGTTCGACAGCACGAAGCCCGCGGCCGAGCGCAGGTCGAAGGCCTGGCCGCCCAGGCGGGCGCCCAGGGGCGCGAAGATCGCCGCCACCACCAGGAGGCTGACCAGGAAGCCCGGATAGATGCGCAGGAGGCGTCGCCAGAGGTAGGGCACGAACTGTGTCCGCGTGCGGCTCTCCGCGATGAGATAACCGCTCACCAGGAAGAAGCCGTTGACCGCCACGTCCGAGAGCATCTCCAGTCCGTGGCCGGAGGCACCGGTGAGCGGCCACGCGTGGCCGAGGATGACCATGGCCGCGAACACGATGCGGACGGCGTTGAGAAGGTTGTGACGGCTGCTGAGCCGATCCTTGAGTGTCATGAGCGGCAGGACTCTCTGCGAGGGACCTCACCCGACCCCACGGGTGAGGACCGTATTCTCACATGCAAACGCCTGAAGCGCCATCACGATCGCACGGCATGACGAGGAGGCGACCCGCCGGCGGAGGAACCGGCGGTCACCGCGCCGACCGGCCGGACCCGCACCGGCGCCGCCGGCGGCCACCGGGCCGCCCCGTCCGCGCTCACCCGCGGCCTCCGGCCGCGGCAGGCTGCTTCCGTGCCGACGACGGGGGGCTATGGCCTGTCCGACCAGTCGTTCTCCGGTGCCCCAGGAGGGAGTCGAACCCCCGACCAAGAGATTAGAAGGCTCCTGCTCTATCCACTGAGCTACTGAGGCGGGCCGCCCGGGTCCGTGTCCCGGGCGCCGCGGACGAGTTTACCAACTCGCGGCGCCCGGCACGCGAGCTCAGATGACGGCGCTCTGCACCGGGGGCTCGGAGCGGCCGCGGAGCCTGCGTCCGGTCGCGGGGTCGAGGAACCACAGGTACACCCCGTAGGACAGCGCCACGACCGCCGCGATCAGCCGGCCGGAGCTCAGGTCGAGGTCCAGGTACGGGAAGACGTCGAGCTGGTCCGAGACCGCGTAGATCATGAAGAAGACGGTGAGGAAGAACAGGACGTCCACCTGCCAGTCGCTGCGGATGCCCGTGACCGCGAAGAGCGGGATGAGCCAGACCACGTACCAGGCCTGGATCATCGGGGAGAACAGCACGATGGCCGCGAACGCCCAGGTCAGACGGCGGATGATCCGCTCGTCGCGGCCCGTGAACATCAGCCACAGGATGATCGGCACGGCCAGCGCCTGCCCGATCGAGTGGACCGTGCCGCGCCACTGCCCGGCGTCGGCCCCCACAGCGGCGGCCAGGGCCGACGCCAGCCCGCCCAGGAAGCCCACGGGGGCGTACCAGATGGACACCGAGCCCGGAGTGGACATCGCGGCGACCCAGCCGAAGCCGAAGCCGTTGACCAGGCCCATCAGCCAGAGCAGGGCCAGGGCGTAGACGAGGGTGAGGAACCACGCCACGAAGCGGCGCGTCCACGAGGCGTTCTTCCCGGCCCAGAGCAGACCGATGAAGGGCAGGAAGACGAGCGTGATGGGCTTGACGGCCACGGAGAGGGTGACGAGCGCCGTGCCGGCCAGCCCGCCCTTCCAGTTCCGGTGCACCGCGGCCACGTAGGTGCCGGCCAGGGCCAGGGCGATCATGATCGCGTCGTTGTGCACGGAGACGATGAAGTTGGTGAGGAACAGGGGGTTGGCCACGCTGAGCCACAGGGCCCGGGCGGGATTGATCCCGTGCAGCCGCGCCAGCCGCGGGATCAGCCACATGCAGGCGATCACGGCCAGCACGCACATCGCCCGGAACCACAGCACGGCCGCGTCCGGGTTCGCCCCGGTCACGGCCACCACGAGCTGCTCCAGCCACAGGAACAGGGGCCCGTAGGGCGGCGGCGACTCGGACCACATCTGGTCGGCGCCGAGCTGGAAGAAGTTGTCGATCGTGGAGACGCCGTGCTCGTAGGGATTGAGCCCGCTGGCCATCACCCGGCCCTGGCCGATGTAGGAGTACACGTCCCGGCTGAACAGGGGGATGGTCACGAGCATGGGCGCCGACCAGGCGGCGATGGCGATGAGCACCCACCGCCCGCTGCCGGGACCCCACCGGTTGAGCTTCTGGCCCAGCCGCAGCCACTCCCGGATCAGCAGCATCCCGCCCATCGCCAGCAGGAGGATCGATACGATCGCGCCCGCGGTGGTGAAGCGCATGGCGATGATGACCGGCACCTGGCGCAGCGGGGAGACGGAGGCGAGCCAGCCGACGCCCAGGGAGCCGACGAAGAGCATGAGCGAGCCGACGGTGCCCATGAGCACGGTGCGGAGCAGGGAGCCGGAGACGGACCGGGAGCCGTCGGGGCCCGCCAGCGGTTCGGCGCCCTCGCCCGGCGCCGGCGTCCTCGAAGTGGTCTGCACTGCTCTCCCGATGCGCCCGTCCGGTGGCTGCGGGCGGCCGCGGCTGGGCGCAGCGCGGACCCGTGGTCGCCCCGATCCTATCGTCGCCGACGGGAGAGCACCCGGCAGGGCCGTGCGCGGGAGGCGGCGTCGGGCCGGCACGGTAGATTGTCGGGGTGGCTACTTCCAACGGACGCATTGTGTGGATCGACTGCGAGATGACGGGGCTGTCCCTCGAGGAGGACGCCCTCATCGAGGTCGCGGCCCTCGTGACCGACGACGAGCTGAACGTCCTCGGCGAGGGCGTCGACGTGGTGATCCGCCCCAGTGACGAGGCCCTGGCGCAGATGGGCGACTTCGTGCGGAACATGCACACGGCGTCCAAGCTGCTCGACGAGCTGCCCTCCGGCCTGACGATGGAGCAGGCCCAGGAGCAGGTCCTCGCCTACATCCGGCAGTGGGTGCCCGAACCGGGCAAGGCCCCGCTGGGCGGCAACTCCGTGGGCACGGACCGCACCTTCCTGGTCCGGGACATGCCGCAGGTCGTGGAGCACCTGCACTACCGCGTGATCGACGTCTCCACCATCAAGGAGCTCTCCCGCCGCTGGTTCCCGCGCGCCTACTTCCAGGCCCCGCCGAAGACCGGCAACCACCGGGCGCTGGGCGACATCCGCGACTCGATCGACGAGCTGCGCTACTACCGCCAGGCCGTCTTCGCCCCCGAGCCGGGGCCCGACTCCGAGACCGCCCGGGCCATCGCCGCGGAGATCGCCGGGTCCCGCACCGGCGCCTGAACGACCGGGTCCGCGCCCGCCCCGCCGAGGCCGTGGCCGACGTGGTCGGGTGCGGTCCGGGAATGCGGTACACTCGTATGCGTTGCCCAGCGGAAGCACGGTCTTCCGGCGGGCGTTCATGGTGGGCGTAGCTCAGTTCGGCAGAGCGCCTGGTTGTGGTCCAGGAGGTCGCGGGTTCA
Protein-coding sequences here:
- a CDS encoding acyltransferase family protein → MTLKDRLSSRHNLLNAVRIVFAAMVILGHAWPLTGASGHGLEMLSDVAVNGFFLVSGYLIAESRTRTQFVPYLWRRLLRIYPGFLVSLLVVAAIFAPLGARLGGQAFDLRSAAGFVLSNSALRITQWEIDGSLVGAPVDGAWNGSLWTLFYEAVAYLALGAVLSLSVAVRRARWVLPALTLAVIGLRVLAEGPLEVTTTLYLNGLRLAGYFLAGAAVWAWADRWRPRPWHVAAAVVAYLVLTNEGWADLFGQFPLAVAVLGIGSLPSHHWTTRTDLSYGVYIYAYPVQQLLVMLGTAAWGVTANIVLTVVLVLPLAFLSWTLVEKPALRAKRLLDPRVPVSPTPQ
- the mptB gene encoding polyprenol phosphomannose-dependent alpha 1,6 mannosyltransferase MptB; the encoded protein is MQTTSRTPAPGEGAEPLAGPDGSRSVSGSLLRTVLMGTVGSLMLFVGSLGVGWLASVSPLRQVPVIIAMRFTTAGAIVSILLLAMGGMLLIREWLRLGQKLNRWGPGSGRWVLIAIAAWSAPMLVTIPLFSRDVYSYIGQGRVMASGLNPYEHGVSTIDNFFQLGADQMWSESPPPYGPLFLWLEQLVVAVTGANPDAAVLWFRAMCVLAVIACMWLIPRLARLHGINPARALWLSVANPLFLTNFIVSVHNDAIMIALALAGTYVAAVHRNWKGGLAGTALVTLSVAVKPITLVFLPFIGLLWAGKNASWTRRFVAWFLTLVYALALLWLMGLVNGFGFGWVAAMSTPGSVSIWYAPVGFLGGLASALAAAVGADAGQWRGTVHSIGQALAVPIILWLMFTGRDERIIRRLTWAFAAIVLFSPMIQAWYVVWLIPLFAVTGIRSDWQVDVLFFLTVFFMIYAVSDQLDVFPYLDLDLSSGRLIAAVVALSYGVYLWFLDPATGRRLRGRSEPPVQSAVI
- the orn gene encoding oligoribonuclease, whose product is MATSNGRIVWIDCEMTGLSLEEDALIEVAALVTDDELNVLGEGVDVVIRPSDEALAQMGDFVRNMHTASKLLDELPSGLTMEQAQEQVLAYIRQWVPEPGKAPLGGNSVGTDRTFLVRDMPQVVEHLHYRVIDVSTIKELSRRWFPRAYFQAPPKTGNHRALGDIRDSIDELRYYRQAVFAPEPGPDSETARAIAAEIAGSRTGA